The following are encoded in a window of Kitasatospora sp. NBC_01250 genomic DNA:
- a CDS encoding IS1182 family transposase, whose amino-acid sequence MGEWSGETVGPDVWETCRGLIPVGSVFAFLAEHRGELFPAVMFADMYPSANGRPSMPPQILAAAIALQALHGLSDFETVQELRCDLRWKAACGLGLNDTAFDPSLLAYFRRRLARSPRPNRIFEAVREVVRATGVLKGKHRRALDSTVLDDAVATQDTVTQIIASVRAVIREVPGADAVAAVHCTAHDYTDPGKPRIAWNDEQARADLVDALVGDALRLLGHLPEQQLGEKAANAVGLLALVAGQDVEPAEDSDGRDGRWRITRGTAHDRMVSTVDPEARHVHKTRTHRQDGFKAHLAIEPETGLYTAVALRPGAGAEHHEAAVGLDLLADEDAPVDAFADTAYSTGDARQALEQQGHRLFLKPAPLRAAVPGGFTLDDFTIDTTAATVTCPAGHTVPLSDPGGRHQQRKATFAGLCTGCPLRERCTKARAGRTLTIRPHHDLLTAARRQAATDPDWQADYRRWRPPVERAVAWIVHRGNRRLRYRGTIKNDTWLHTRAAALNLRRLINLGLTHTGSTWQLTPATNA is encoded by the coding sequence ATGGGTGAGTGGTCCGGGGAGACGGTCGGGCCGGATGTCTGGGAGACGTGCCGGGGGTTGATCCCGGTGGGCAGCGTGTTCGCGTTCCTGGCCGAGCACCGTGGTGAGTTGTTCCCGGCGGTGATGTTCGCGGACATGTACCCGTCGGCGAACGGGCGGCCGAGCATGCCGCCGCAGATCCTGGCCGCGGCGATCGCGCTGCAGGCCCTGCACGGCCTGTCGGACTTCGAGACGGTCCAGGAACTGCGGTGCGACCTGCGGTGGAAGGCCGCGTGCGGACTGGGCCTGAACGACACCGCGTTCGACCCGTCGCTGCTGGCCTACTTCCGCCGCCGGCTGGCCCGCTCTCCCCGGCCCAACCGGATCTTCGAGGCCGTGCGTGAGGTCGTGCGGGCCACCGGCGTCCTCAAGGGCAAGCACCGGCGGGCGCTGGACTCCACCGTGCTGGACGACGCGGTCGCCACCCAGGACACCGTCACCCAGATCATCGCCTCCGTCCGGGCGGTGATCCGCGAAGTCCCCGGCGCGGATGCGGTCGCGGCCGTGCACTGCACCGCCCACGACTACACCGACCCGGGCAAACCCCGCATCGCGTGGAACGACGAGCAGGCCCGAGCCGACCTCGTCGACGCCCTGGTCGGCGACGCGCTGCGGCTGCTCGGGCACCTGCCCGAGCAACAACTCGGCGAGAAGGCCGCGAACGCGGTCGGCCTGCTGGCCCTGGTCGCGGGACAGGACGTCGAGCCCGCCGAGGACTCCGACGGACGCGACGGACGCTGGCGCATCACCCGGGGCACCGCCCACGACCGGATGGTCTCCACCGTCGACCCCGAGGCCCGGCACGTGCACAAGACCCGCACCCACCGGCAGGACGGCTTCAAGGCCCACCTCGCCATCGAGCCCGAGACAGGGTTATACACCGCGGTCGCCCTGCGGCCCGGCGCTGGAGCAGAACACCACGAGGCCGCCGTCGGACTCGACCTGCTCGCCGACGAGGACGCCCCGGTGGACGCCTTCGCAGACACCGCCTACTCCACCGGCGACGCCCGCCAGGCCCTGGAACAGCAAGGGCACCGACTGTTCCTCAAACCCGCCCCACTGCGGGCAGCCGTCCCCGGCGGCTTCACCCTCGACGACTTCACCATCGACACCACCGCCGCCACCGTGACCTGCCCCGCCGGACACACCGTCCCGCTCTCCGATCCCGGCGGCCGCCACCAGCAGCGCAAGGCCACCTTCGCCGGCCTGTGCACCGGGTGCCCCCTGCGCGAGCGGTGCACCAAGGCCAGGGCCGGACGCACCCTGACCATCCGCCCGCACCACGACCTCCTCACCGCCGCCCGCCGCCAGGCCGCCACCGACCCCGACTGGCAAGCCGACTACCGCCGCTGGCGACCACCCGTCGAACGCGCAGTCGCCTGGATCGTCCACCGGGGCAACCGCAGACTCCGCTACCGCGGCACCATCAAGAACGACACCTGGCTCCACACCCGAGCCGCCGCCCTCAACCTCCGCCGCCTGATCAACCTCGGACTCACCCACACCGGCAGCACCTGGCAACTCACCCCGGCAACCAACGCATAA
- a CDS encoding aminoglycoside phosphotransferase family protein, giving the protein MIDATADTPLLPPPLQRWLADRLPELEAVTDVSWPRDSSRVWRLSTPAGAAFAKISPSVEDYQREVYAYEHVAGVLADHEAPRLLSADPHLRALLTTPLPGRVVRDLPLEPRAEQRAHELAGQLLRRWHDHPVTDPDQVRGRIVASATAQADEASRCLERTAGQLTDDQYALVEQVVHELPALAEQLPIVYQHGDFSPRNWLWDESAESLGLIDFQLSAHGSAVGDLIWLHGALWPIRPDLKDAFFTGFARDLTDAERRALPLLTTRLAVSYLTTGLTVDNAMLIDRGRAVLARLVEAHG; this is encoded by the coding sequence ATGATCGACGCCACCGCCGACACGCCGCTGCTGCCGCCCCCGCTCCAGCGCTGGCTCGCCGACCGCCTGCCGGAGCTGGAGGCCGTCACGGACGTGTCCTGGCCCCGCGACAGCTCCCGGGTCTGGCGGCTCTCCACGCCTGCAGGTGCGGCGTTCGCGAAGATCAGCCCGTCCGTGGAGGACTACCAGCGCGAGGTGTACGCCTACGAGCACGTGGCCGGCGTTCTCGCCGACCACGAGGCGCCGCGCCTGCTCTCGGCGGACCCGCACCTGCGCGCGCTGCTGACCACCCCGCTGCCGGGCCGCGTCGTGCGTGATCTGCCCCTGGAGCCGCGGGCCGAGCAGCGGGCGCACGAGCTCGCCGGCCAGCTGCTCCGCCGCTGGCACGACCACCCTGTCACCGACCCCGACCAGGTCCGCGGCCGGATCGTCGCGTCGGCCACCGCCCAGGCGGACGAAGCCTCCCGGTGCTTGGAGCGCACGGCCGGACAACTCACCGACGACCAGTACGCCTTGGTCGAGCAGGTGGTCCACGAGCTTCCCGCTCTGGCCGAGCAGCTTCCGATCGTCTACCAGCACGGTGACTTCTCGCCGCGCAACTGGCTCTGGGACGAGTCGGCCGAGTCCCTGGGCCTGATCGACTTCCAGCTGTCCGCCCACGGCAGCGCGGTGGGCGACCTGATCTGGCTGCACGGAGCGCTGTGGCCGATCCGCCCCGACCTCAAGGACGCCTTCTTCACCGGCTTCGCCCGCGACCTCACCGACGCCGAACGGCGGGCGCTTCCCCTCCTCACCACGCGACTGGCCGTCTCCTACCTGACCACCGGCCTCACCGTGGACAACGCCATGCTCATCGACCGCGGCCGTGCCGTCCTCGCCCGCCTGGTGGAGGCCCACGGCTGA
- a CDS encoding serine hydrolase domain-containing protein: MRNRHPRRIGAAVLVAALAALACAPAAGAAAARPSSLQGEVNAIKATGNEGVVAEATGARGHRFATAGQADTSTGAPAVRNDAFRIASLTKTFTATVLLQLAGEGRLSLDDSVDHWLPGVVSGNGNDGSRITVRQLLQHTSGIYDYTHDLPVLASTSGFLANRFTSYTPAQLVAIAMRHAPSFAPGTDWQYSNTNYILAGMIINRVTGHTWQDEVTARIIRPLGLRHTSAPVADPFIPGPHLHGYSTFGSGPTIDVTALNPTLGDAAAEIISTTADLTTFYTALMRGQLLAPAQLAQMESTVPAPLWPGARYGLGLWWVPLSCGGGYYGHSGGAPGYNTLVGATPDGQRAAVVASTGDGDADSQAALDTLVDQQLCQAGPA; encoded by the coding sequence ATGCGTAACAGACACCCGCGTCGCATCGGTGCCGCGGTGCTCGTCGCCGCGCTGGCCGCGCTGGCGTGCGCGCCGGCGGCCGGCGCGGCCGCCGCCCGACCAAGCTCGCTGCAGGGCGAGGTGAACGCGATCAAGGCCACCGGCAACGAGGGCGTCGTGGCCGAGGCGACCGGCGCGCGCGGCCACCGTTTCGCCACCGCGGGACAGGCCGACACCAGCACCGGCGCGCCCGCCGTGCGAAACGACGCCTTCCGGATCGCCAGCCTCACCAAGACCTTCACGGCCACCGTGCTGCTCCAACTGGCCGGCGAGGGACGGCTGTCGCTGGACGACAGCGTCGATCACTGGCTGCCGGGCGTGGTCTCCGGCAACGGCAACGACGGCAGCAGGATCACCGTGCGCCAACTGCTGCAGCACACCAGCGGGATCTACGACTACACCCACGACCTGCCCGTGCTCGCCTCGACGTCGGGCTTCCTGGCCAACCGGTTCACCAGCTACACCCCGGCGCAACTGGTCGCCATCGCCATGCGGCACGCCCCGTCCTTCGCCCCCGGCACCGACTGGCAGTACTCGAACACCAACTACATCCTGGCCGGCATGATCATCAACCGGGTCACCGGGCACACCTGGCAGGACGAGGTCACCGCGCGCATCATCCGGCCCCTGGGGCTGCGGCACACCAGCGCACCGGTCGCCGACCCCTTCATCCCCGGCCCGCACCTGCACGGCTACTCCACCTTCGGGTCCGGCCCGACGATCGACGTCACCGCGCTCAACCCGACCCTGGGCGACGCCGCCGCGGAGATCATCAGCACCACCGCGGACCTCACCACGTTCTACACCGCGCTGATGCGCGGTCAGCTGCTCGCCCCGGCCCAACTGGCCCAGATGGAGTCCACCGTGCCGGCCCCCCTCTGGCCCGGCGCGCGCTACGGCCTCGGCCTCTGGTGGGTACCGCTCTCCTGCGGCGGCGGCTACTACGGCCACTCCGGCGGCGCCCCCGGCTACAACACCCTCGTCGGCGCGACCCCCGACGGCCAGCGGGCAGCCGTGGTCGCGAGCACCGGCGACGGCGACGCGGACAGCCAGGCCGCCCTGGACACCCTGGTCGACCAGCAACTGTGCCAGGCGGGCCCCGCGTAG
- a CDS encoding CU044_2847 family protein produces the protein MYLSVPFDNGETFVVELSEGEGSGVIRASRGEGLVESSTETFEAGLVRVRHLATALLERLKDLPRSPDHIRAEFGIKVTAEAGLVVAKASGDAHITLELEWSRQEGEE, from the coding sequence ATGTACCTGAGTGTGCCCTTCGACAACGGTGAGACGTTTGTCGTGGAACTCTCCGAGGGAGAGGGCTCCGGAGTCATCCGGGCGAGCCGCGGCGAGGGGCTGGTCGAGTCCTCCACCGAGACCTTCGAGGCGGGCCTGGTCCGGGTGCGACACCTCGCCACGGCACTGCTGGAGCGGCTGAAGGACCTGCCCAGGAGCCCCGATCACATACGGGCCGAGTTCGGGATCAAGGTCACGGCCGAGGCGGGGCTCGTCGTGGCCAAGGCGTCGGGCGATGCGCACATCACCCTGGAACTGGAGTGGAGCCGCCAAGAGGGCGAGGAGTGA
- a CDS encoding sensor histidine kinase, which translates to MADRGRGLLRRSRPAVRAGDIAFAVVGLPPAIIGFGYVLAVLYAGTLLSLTVLGLPLVAAAVRGARALGTLHRHLAGRLLGEAVEPPAPLPAAHGVIARVRTLLTDPVGWRALLYLGLRLPVGVLTFAAAVVLPLAAGWLIGFPLWVRLLAPPDRPAWWLDPVGLLLGAALLVAVPAAVRAMSGLNRRLARQLLGPARAHRRLRALEQARSTLAAENTENLRRLERDLHDGTQAQLVAIAITLSLADDALTPEGGADLARLRTLLTRAREQTDGTIAGLRRLTRGIHPVALDAGLGEALPTLTDAGPVPVTTRLDLRERPDPAIERAVYFCIAELLTNMAKHSGAQAATVEVRSAQGRVRAVVSDNGRGGALPGAGSGLTGLRERLAAVDGTLRIASPVGGPTVITAELPTRI; encoded by the coding sequence GTGGCTGACCGCGGGCGCGGCCTGCTCCGGCGCTCGCGGCCTGCCGTACGCGCCGGGGACATCGCCTTCGCCGTGGTCGGGCTGCCGCCGGCGATCATCGGCTTCGGCTATGTGCTCGCGGTCCTCTACGCGGGCACGCTGCTGTCCCTCACCGTGCTCGGGCTGCCCCTGGTGGCGGCCGCGGTCCGCGGGGCCCGCGCCCTGGGCACACTGCACCGGCACCTGGCGGGCCGGTTGCTCGGGGAGGCCGTCGAGCCGCCGGCGCCCCTGCCCGCGGCCCACGGCGTGATCGCCCGGGTCCGGACACTGCTGACCGACCCGGTGGGCTGGCGGGCTCTGCTCTACCTGGGCCTGCGCCTGCCGGTCGGCGTGCTGACGTTCGCCGCCGCCGTCGTCCTGCCGCTCGCCGCCGGATGGTTGATCGGCTTTCCCCTCTGGGTGCGCCTGCTGGCCCCACCGGACCGGCCCGCGTGGTGGCTCGACCCGGTCGGCCTGCTGCTCGGCGCTGCGCTGCTCGTCGCCGTGCCCGCCGCGGTCCGCGCCATGAGTGGGCTCAACCGCCGTCTCGCCCGGCAGTTGCTCGGTCCCGCCCGTGCGCACCGGCGCCTGCGGGCACTCGAACAGGCCCGCAGCACACTGGCCGCGGAGAACACCGAGAACCTGCGTCGGCTGGAGCGCGATCTGCACGACGGCACCCAGGCGCAGCTGGTCGCCATCGCCATCACCCTGTCGCTGGCCGACGACGCGCTCACCCCCGAGGGCGGCGCCGACCTCGCGCGCCTGCGCACGCTGCTCACCCGCGCGCGTGAGCAGACCGATGGCACCATCGCGGGCCTGCGCAGGCTCACCCGGGGCATCCACCCGGTGGCCCTGGACGCAGGCCTCGGCGAGGCGTTGCCCACGCTGACCGACGCCGGCCCCGTCCCCGTCACCACGCGTCTGGACCTGCGGGAGCGCCCGGACCCGGCGATCGAGCGGGCCGTCTACTTCTGCATCGCCGAACTCCTGACGAACATGGCCAAGCACAGCGGAGCGCAGGCGGCCACCGTCGAGGTCCGCTCCGCGCAGGGACGGGTCCGCGCGGTGGTGAGCGACAACGGCCGGGGCGGGGCTCTCCCGGGTGCCGGAAGCGGCCTGACCGGCCTGCGCGAACGGCTGGCCGCGGTGGACGGCACGCTGCGGATCGCCAGCCCGGTCGGCGGGCCGACCGTCATCACCGCCGAACTCCCCACCCGCATCTGA
- a CDS encoding thiopeptide-type bacteriocin biosynthesis protein codes for MKVERLLADCLEDVRDNPLGVVPVDSTGPGYDAARHTFLTAGLAALRDDVPESGWVQINLAPGPAAWHRTYQVVADTARKLIAAGEARSFFFMHKPPGLRVRFDAGRPEVEPLRRELTHCLQDLDGQQRPPICGRYEPETYLFGGPQSMKYVHDLFTADSFAWLDHHDAIAAAAEEGGPEPIADWRFSLHLLGELLHGLGVVGWEHRGVWQVVRDDTGRRLGTELDDDARRAAAGILAAWQAGGPALLASAPPERRAAIQAHGEAVRLAAEQWRTGYFESGEALIGPRRAAAYHVIFHWNRGRLSGARQSLLTHALLGDGRS; via the coding sequence GTGAAGGTCGAACGTCTGCTGGCCGACTGTCTCGAGGACGTGCGCGACAATCCTCTGGGCGTGGTGCCGGTTGATTCCACCGGCCCCGGATACGACGCCGCGCGCCACACATTTCTGACGGCCGGTCTGGCCGCCCTGCGCGACGACGTGCCGGAGAGCGGCTGGGTCCAGATCAACCTCGCACCGGGGCCCGCGGCCTGGCACCGGACGTACCAGGTCGTCGCGGACACGGCCCGCAAGCTGATCGCCGCCGGGGAGGCGCGTTCCTTCTTCTTCATGCACAAGCCACCGGGCCTGCGCGTCCGCTTCGATGCCGGCCGACCGGAGGTCGAACCGCTGCGCCGTGAACTGACGCACTGCTTGCAGGATTTGGACGGACAACAGCGCCCGCCGATCTGCGGACGGTACGAGCCGGAGACGTATCTCTTCGGCGGCCCGCAGTCCATGAAATACGTGCACGATCTGTTCACGGCGGACTCCTTCGCCTGGCTCGATCACCACGACGCCATCGCCGCGGCAGCAGAGGAGGGCGGGCCGGAGCCGATTGCGGACTGGCGGTTCTCGCTCCACCTCCTCGGTGAACTCCTGCACGGCCTCGGCGTCGTCGGCTGGGAGCACCGCGGGGTCTGGCAGGTGGTCCGGGACGACACCGGGCGCAGGCTGGGCACCGAGCTGGACGACGACGCCCGGCGTGCCGCCGCCGGCATCCTCGCGGCCTGGCAGGCCGGCGGGCCGGCCCTGCTCGCTTCGGCGCCGCCGGAGCGGCGAGCGGCGATCCAGGCGCACGGGGAGGCCGTGCGCCTGGCCGCCGAGCAGTGGCGCACCGGGTACTTCGAGTCCGGTGAGGCGCTGATCGGCCCGCGCCGCGCCGCCGCCTACCACGTCATCTTCCACTGGAACCGGGGACGGCTCTCCGGGGCCCGGCAGAGCCTGCTGACCCACGCGCTCCTCGGTGACGGGAGGTCATGA
- a CDS encoding ABC transporter ATP-binding protein: MDDVMVDRTENTCSSSPHAAVRAEELSRQYGRGAGSVRALHAVTLELWPGTFTAVMGPSGSGKTTLMHCLAGMDRPTGGAVWWGDTEVSRLAERRLAVLRRSRVGFVFQAFNLMPAMTVAQNVELPGRLAGERVDRAAVRAALEQVGLAGRERHRPGRLSGGQQQRVAIARALVCRPSVLFADEPTGALDRRTGHEILALLRDGVDRRGQTCVMVTHDPVAAGYADRVVVLADGRVVDDLDRPSVPAVADRLSRLGG; this comes from the coding sequence ATGGATGACGTCATGGTCGACAGGACAGAGAACACCTGCTCGTCGAGCCCCCACGCCGCTGTGCGGGCCGAGGAGCTGAGCCGGCAGTACGGCCGGGGCGCCGGGAGCGTACGCGCGTTGCACGCGGTGACGCTGGAGCTGTGGCCGGGCACCTTCACCGCGGTGATGGGGCCGTCGGGTTCGGGCAAGACCACGCTGATGCACTGCCTGGCCGGCATGGACCGACCGACCGGCGGGGCGGTCTGGTGGGGGGACACGGAGGTGTCGCGGCTGGCGGAGCGGCGGCTCGCCGTGCTGCGGCGGAGCCGGGTCGGCTTCGTGTTCCAGGCGTTCAACCTGATGCCGGCCATGACGGTGGCGCAGAACGTCGAGCTGCCCGGGCGGCTGGCCGGCGAGCGGGTCGACCGGGCAGCGGTGCGGGCGGCCCTGGAACAGGTGGGCCTGGCCGGCCGCGAGCGGCATCGGCCCGGCCGGCTCTCCGGAGGCCAGCAGCAGCGGGTGGCCATCGCCCGGGCGCTGGTCTGCCGGCCCTCGGTGCTGTTCGCGGACGAGCCAACCGGGGCGCTGGACCGCCGTACCGGGCACGAGATTCTTGCGCTGCTGCGCGACGGGGTGGACCGGCGGGGGCAGACCTGCGTCATGGTGACCCATGACCCGGTCGCGGCGGGCTACGCGGACCGGGTGGTGGTGCTGGCCGACGGTCGGGTGGTCGACGACCTCGACCGGCCGTCGGTGCCAGCGGTCGCCGACCGGCTGAGCCGGCTGGGTGGTTGA
- a CDS encoding response regulator transcription factor, whose amino-acid sequence MTDRLLRVVLAEDSVILRDGMVELLNARGCQVVATAGTAEELLAAAADRRPDVAVVDVRMPPTYTDEGIRAAVELRAARPGLGVLVFSQHVETVWAQRLLEGSAAGVGYLLKERIARTSELVEALHRVAAGGTALDPEIVTRLIRGGRRRSRIESLTPRERETLELMAQGHSNRSIAARLVVSERAVEKHVAAIFVKFDLPAREAENRRVKVVLAYLAEAGSAPPAH is encoded by the coding sequence ATGACTGACCGTCTCCTACGCGTGGTACTGGCCGAGGACTCCGTCATCCTGCGCGACGGCATGGTGGAGCTGCTCAACGCGAGAGGGTGCCAGGTCGTCGCCACGGCCGGGACTGCGGAAGAGCTGCTGGCGGCGGCGGCCGACCGCCGCCCCGACGTGGCGGTGGTGGACGTACGGATGCCGCCCACGTACACCGACGAGGGCATCCGTGCCGCCGTCGAGCTACGGGCCGCCCGGCCGGGGCTCGGTGTCCTGGTCTTCTCCCAGCATGTGGAGACCGTCTGGGCCCAGCGGCTGTTGGAGGGAAGTGCGGCCGGGGTCGGCTATCTGCTGAAGGAGCGCATCGCCCGCACCTCGGAACTGGTCGAGGCGCTGCATCGGGTGGCCGCGGGTGGTACCGCGCTCGACCCGGAGATCGTCACCCGGCTGATCCGCGGCGGGCGGCGCCGCAGTCGGATCGAGTCGCTCACGCCACGGGAGCGGGAGACCTTGGAGCTGATGGCACAGGGCCATTCCAACCGTTCCATTGCCGCGCGGCTGGTGGTGTCGGAGCGGGCGGTGGAGAAGCACGTGGCCGCGATCTTCGTCAAGTTCGACCTGCCGGCCCGTGAGGCCGAGAACCGCCGGGTGAAGGTGGTGCTGGCGTATCTGGCCGAGGCGGGCTCGGCACCACCCGCGCACTGA
- a CDS encoding helix-turn-helix transcriptional regulator → MDRRVRRELGDFLRSRRERITPADVGLPAGARRRTPGLRREEVAQLAFISTEYYARLEQARAPHPSRAVLAQLARALRLSDAERDHLHHLGGAPPGPPPGPSREVRQSITDLLPRLPETAAIVISATYEVIAWNGLATALMEDFSALSRRDRNLLRRAFLGPHRHGRRLYGVSDADEFARTSAQHLRAAAARYPDDPEVAGLVEELLAGSEEFTRLWATHDVTARPTLCKTFEHPLVGPVSVSCDVLDITDRDQHLIIYTAAPGSPSAEALRLLSVVGTQRMGAPG, encoded by the coding sequence GTGGATCGACGAGTACGACGAGAGCTTGGTGACTTCCTGCGCAGCAGGCGCGAGCGCATCACCCCCGCCGACGTGGGGCTGCCCGCAGGGGCGCGCCGCCGCACCCCGGGACTGCGCCGTGAGGAGGTGGCACAACTGGCGTTCATCTCGACCGAGTACTACGCGCGTCTGGAGCAGGCCCGCGCCCCGCACCCCTCGCGCGCGGTTCTGGCCCAACTTGCCCGCGCGCTGCGTCTGTCGGACGCCGAGCGCGATCACCTCCACCACCTCGGCGGTGCCCCGCCCGGACCGCCGCCGGGGCCGTCGCGGGAGGTGCGGCAGAGCATCACCGATCTGCTGCCGCGGCTGCCGGAGACCGCGGCGATCGTGATCTCCGCGACGTACGAGGTCATTGCCTGGAACGGACTGGCCACCGCCCTGATGGAGGACTTCTCCGCGCTGTCCCGTCGGGACCGCAACCTCCTGCGACGCGCCTTCCTCGGCCCGCACCGGCACGGCCGACGGCTGTACGGCGTCTCGGACGCCGACGAGTTCGCCCGGACGTCGGCCCAGCACCTGCGAGCGGCCGCGGCCCGCTACCCGGACGACCCGGAGGTGGCCGGTCTGGTCGAGGAACTCCTCGCCGGCAGCGAGGAGTTCACCCGCCTCTGGGCCACCCACGATGTGACCGCCCGCCCCACTCTCTGCAAGACCTTCGAGCACCCCCTCGTCGGCCCCGTGAGCGTCAGCTGCGACGTCCTGGACATCACCGACCGGGACCAGCACCTCATCATCTACACCGCCGCTCCGGGCTCGCCGTCGGCGGAGGCACTGCGCCTGCTGTCCGTCGTCGGCACGCAGCGCATGGGCGCGCCCGGCTGA
- a CDS encoding FtsX-like permease family protein produces MLSFAFGQIRLRPAAFAGLAAALFLAVATLTLFGSLLAAGIAAPAAPGRAVAGPGLTVIAAGFGEIAVLVSFFVVVNTLGFAIRQQHWELALLRTVAATPGQVRRLVRWQVLVTVLLVAPAALATGAAGARWFLHALVVRTMAAPTVHVPASPVPLLVAVVAALAVGLLSASVAARRITRIAPAEAMAASTTEHHRTGWFRVVAGLGWLGGGGLLLRLVATQPADKAGQAALLAALVLLVAVALLGPLLARAVVTVLGAPVRASARCCGWLADANLRGYAHRLSAAVVPVSLLVGLSCTMVFMTTTVEHATGRPADASLSTVNSASDVWLRQAELAMLVCFAAVSTVNTLAALTADRRREFALLTLLGATRRQLARTLCVEMLLTAAVGVLLGTAVAGTTAAAFSLSVTGSALPSVPWRAYAWIVLGALALTAPGILGAGLRATSGRATELVGGQRG; encoded by the coding sequence GTGCTGAGCTTCGCCTTCGGGCAGATCAGGCTGCGGCCCGCAGCGTTCGCCGGTCTCGCGGCGGCGCTGTTCCTCGCGGTCGCCACCCTCACGCTGTTCGGCTCCCTGCTGGCCGCCGGTATCGCCGCTCCCGCCGCGCCGGGACGGGCGGTGGCCGGGCCCGGCCTGACCGTGATCGCCGCCGGGTTCGGGGAGATCGCCGTGCTGGTGTCGTTCTTCGTGGTGGTCAACACCCTCGGCTTCGCGATCCGCCAGCAGCACTGGGAACTGGCCCTGTTGCGCACCGTGGCGGCCACGCCCGGCCAGGTCCGGCGGCTGGTTCGATGGCAGGTGCTGGTGACGGTGCTGCTGGTCGCCCCGGCGGCCCTGGCCACGGGGGCGGCGGGAGCCCGCTGGTTCCTGCACGCGCTGGTGGTACGCACCATGGCCGCCCCCACGGTCCACGTCCCCGCTTCACCCGTGCCGCTGCTGGTGGCGGTCGTGGCCGCGCTGGCCGTGGGCCTGCTGTCGGCCTCGGTCGCCGCCCGTCGGATCACCCGGATCGCGCCGGCCGAGGCCATGGCGGCGAGCACGACCGAGCACCACCGGACGGGCTGGTTCCGGGTGGTCGCAGGGCTGGGCTGGCTGGGCGGCGGGGGTCTGCTGCTCCGTCTGGTCGCCACGCAGCCGGCCGACAAGGCGGGCCAGGCGGCGCTGTTGGCGGCGCTGGTCCTGCTGGTGGCGGTCGCGCTGCTGGGGCCCTTGCTCGCCAGGGCCGTCGTGACGGTGCTGGGCGCCCCGGTCCGGGCCTCGGCCAGGTGCTGCGGCTGGTTGGCCGACGCCAATCTGCGGGGCTACGCCCACCGGCTGTCGGCCGCGGTGGTGCCGGTGTCCCTCCTGGTGGGGCTGTCCTGCACCATGGTGTTCATGACCACCACCGTCGAACACGCGACCGGGCGGCCTGCGGACGCGAGCCTGTCGACGGTGAACTCGGCCAGTGACGTCTGGTTGCGGCAGGCCGAGCTGGCCATGCTGGTCTGCTTCGCCGCCGTCTCGACGGTCAACACCCTGGCCGCCCTGACCGCCGACCGCCGCCGCGAGTTCGCCCTGCTCACCCTGCTCGGGGCGACACGTCGTCAGCTGGCGCGCACGCTCTGCGTCGAGATGCTCCTGACCGCGGCGGTGGGCGTGCTGCTGGGCACCGCGGTCGCGGGCACCACCGCGGCGGCGTTCAGCCTGTCCGTGACGGGCTCCGCGCTGCCGTCCGTGCCGTGGCGGGCGTACGCCTGGATCGTGCTCGGTGCCCTTGCCCTGACCGCACCGGGCATCCTCGGCGCCGGTCTGCGCGCCACCTCGGGCCGCGCGACGGAGCTGGTCGGAGGGCAGCGTGGCTGA